One stretch of Alcaligenes aquatilis DNA includes these proteins:
- a CDS encoding TRAP transporter small permease subunit, which translates to MLQPISKLIDFVALVSARLAQFAAAILVTAMVWEVFARYVLHAPTVWAFDIAYMMNGAIFLLGMAWVMRQNEHISIDVVRKHLPKSFARISDVVLYLLVLFPLFAVLSKVGINKAWMAWKLNEVEMVSPWAPVMWPFYACIAIGLVAFTLQLLAHGLRCAVNGQSHTEVEVNP; encoded by the coding sequence ATGCTGCAGCCTATTTCAAAACTGATCGACTTTGTTGCCCTTGTCAGTGCCAGGTTGGCGCAGTTTGCTGCAGCCATCCTGGTCACGGCCATGGTGTGGGAAGTCTTTGCCCGCTACGTGCTGCATGCGCCAACAGTCTGGGCCTTCGATATCGCGTACATGATGAACGGAGCCATTTTTCTGCTGGGCATGGCCTGGGTCATGCGTCAGAACGAACACATCAGCATTGATGTGGTTCGCAAGCACTTACCCAAGTCCTTTGCCCGTATTTCAGATGTAGTCCTGTACTTGCTGGTGCTGTTTCCCCTGTTTGCCGTATTGAGCAAAGTTGGCATCAACAAAGCCTGGATGGCCTGGAAGCTGAACGAAGTTGAAATGGTCAGCCCCTGGGCCCCCGTGATGTGGCCGTTCTACGCCTGCATTGCCATTGGTCTGGTCGCCTTCACCTTGCAACTGCTGGCGCATGGCTTGCGCTGCGCGGTCAACGGGCAAAGCCATACTGAGGTCGAGGTGAACCCATGA
- a CDS encoding TRAP transporter large permease, producing the protein MNLWIAGLMFPALFLLVFQGMPVAFALILPAFLAGWYAFGPMVFDQMYGALYGAATNHILSAIPMFVLMGALLERSGIAARLFRTMQLWLGGLPGGLAIATIAMAATFAAAAGVVGAVEIMVGLMAIPAMKRFRYNNSLIAGTICAGGSLGTMIPPSVVAVVYASLAQVPVGELFAAMLFPGLLMTTLFVGYILIATTLKPELGPRADDEDMRRPLGEKISITMRGLVPMMLLIIAVLGSLMKGIASPTEAAALGAAAAAVLCIFYRQFNWDVFSGALRITVRITAMIMLIVAGGTMFTGAFAANGGAKLVHMLTSDLGLGSTGTIILFLGIVFLLGFVLDWTANVLICVPLFLPFIVATGLDPLWFGVMVIVVIQTSYLTPPLASSIFYLLSIAPKDMTYGQVCRGVMPFVLAQLLTLLIVALFPAIATWLPQQVSGF; encoded by the coding sequence ATGAACCTATGGATTGCCGGACTGATGTTTCCCGCTCTGTTTCTGCTGGTTTTTCAGGGCATGCCCGTGGCGTTTGCACTGATCCTGCCGGCTTTTCTGGCGGGTTGGTACGCCTTTGGCCCCATGGTCTTTGATCAGATGTACGGTGCTCTGTATGGAGCGGCCACCAACCATATCCTGTCAGCGATTCCCATGTTTGTGCTGATGGGGGCGCTGCTGGAGCGTTCAGGTATTGCTGCCCGCCTGTTTCGCACCATGCAATTATGGCTAGGTGGTCTGCCAGGCGGGCTGGCCATTGCCACTATCGCCATGGCCGCCACCTTTGCCGCCGCAGCCGGTGTGGTGGGGGCGGTAGAGATCATGGTGGGGCTGATGGCCATCCCGGCCATGAAACGCTTTCGCTACAACAACTCCCTGATCGCCGGCACGATCTGCGCTGGCGGGTCGCTGGGCACCATGATCCCTCCGTCGGTGGTTGCAGTCGTCTACGCCTCCCTGGCACAGGTTCCGGTGGGAGAGTTATTTGCTGCCATGCTCTTTCCGGGCCTGTTGATGACCACGCTGTTTGTGGGCTACATCCTGATCGCCACCACGCTCAAACCGGAGCTGGGGCCTCGGGCGGACGACGAGGATATGCGCCGGCCATTGGGTGAAAAAATCAGTATTACGATGCGTGGTCTGGTTCCCATGATGCTGCTGATCATCGCCGTTCTGGGCTCCTTGATGAAAGGGATTGCATCGCCCACCGAGGCCGCTGCCCTGGGCGCGGCAGCCGCCGCTGTCCTGTGCATTTTCTACCGTCAGTTCAACTGGGACGTTTTCAGTGGAGCATTACGGATTACGGTACGCATTACCGCGATGATCATGCTGATTGTGGCCGGAGGCACCATGTTTACCGGCGCCTTCGCTGCCAATGGCGGCGCCAAGCTGGTACACATGCTGACCAGTGATCTGGGCCTGGGCAGCACCGGTACGATCATTCTGTTTCTGGGTATCGTATTTTTGCTGGGCTTTGTGCTGGACTGGACTGCCAACGTCCTGATTTGCGTGCCGCTGTTCCTGCCCTTTATTGTGGCAACAGGACTGGACCCCTTGTGGTTTGGCGTGATGGTGATTGTCGTTATTCAAACCAGCTATCTGACACCGCCCCTGGCCTCATCCATTTTCTACCTCTTGTCCATTGCCCCCAAAGACATGACATACGGACAAGTTTGTCGAGGTGTAATGCCGTTTGTTCTTGCTCAGTTACTGACCTTGCTGATCGTGGCGCTGTTTCCCGCGATTGCAACCTGGTTACCCCAGCAAGTCTCCGGCTTTTAA
- a CDS encoding GntR family transcriptional regulator has protein sequence MSSAPAPSSRAAETAYQAIEQLIATLKLEPGQAIVESDLVEMTGLGRTPLREALMRMVALGLIEQQPRRGLRVSEIRVAEHLTLIETRRVLERLIVQGAARWASPAQRSALLGHAQAMVDAANAKDIDAYMLADQHLDEVIHQACRNTFAVQAVTPMIVQCRRFWYAYQYEGDLEAGAQAHFTLAEGIQAGNPDLALQGSETLMAYLSAFTRKVIE, from the coding sequence GTGAGTAGCGCCCCTGCCCCTTCTTCTCGTGCCGCTGAAACCGCTTACCAAGCGATTGAGCAGTTAATTGCCACACTCAAACTGGAGCCTGGTCAGGCCATTGTGGAAAGTGATCTGGTGGAAATGACAGGTTTGGGGCGCACCCCCTTGCGTGAAGCCCTGATGCGCATGGTAGCCCTGGGATTGATCGAGCAGCAGCCCCGCCGTGGTCTGCGTGTCAGTGAAATCCGTGTGGCTGAACACTTGACCCTGATTGAAACGCGCCGGGTTCTGGAGCGCCTGATTGTGCAGGGCGCTGCCCGCTGGGCAAGCCCGGCGCAGCGCAGCGCCTTGCTCGGCCACGCCCAGGCCATGGTCGATGCCGCCAACGCCAAGGATATCGACGCCTATATGCTGGCCGATCAGCATTTGGACGAAGTCATCCACCAGGCCTGCCGCAACACCTTTGCTGTGCAAGCGGTCACGCCCATGATCGTTCAGTGCAGACGATTCTGGTACGCCTATCAATACGAAGGCGACCTGGAAGCCGGCGCCCAAGCTCATTTCACACTGGCTGAAGGCATCCAGGCTGGAAACCCCGACTTGGCCTTGCAAGGCTCTGAAACGCTAATGGCCTACCTTAGCGCCTTCACCCGCAAGGTCATTGAGTAA
- the dapA gene encoding 4-hydroxy-tetrahydrodipicolinate synthase, whose amino-acid sequence MNLNGILVPIVTPFDANNQLNEAALERLVECFIEAGVGGIVACGTTGEYYALSVQERRRVLEIVANTGRGRTTLIAGVNSMSPAEAISRIREAEELGYEALMLSPTPYSLPGQNEVVAYFKEVAAATELPIVMYNFPARIGIQIELESVYELAKVKNIVGIKESSGNFSRVVAMVNANLPDFQVVCGCDDQAADFLFWGVRSWISGGANVFPAEQVQMLKAAEQGDWDSVRRMMAAMLPAIAAMESGNYNQKAKLGCVRHGIDVGSVRLPLLPVDAQERDDFLAQINAYQVEQEA is encoded by the coding sequence ATGAATCTGAACGGAATTCTCGTTCCCATCGTTACCCCGTTTGACGCCAACAACCAACTAAATGAAGCTGCTCTGGAGCGCCTGGTCGAGTGCTTTATTGAAGCCGGCGTGGGTGGTATCGTGGCTTGTGGCACCACGGGCGAATACTACGCACTGAGCGTACAAGAGCGCCGCCGCGTGCTGGAGATTGTTGCCAACACCGGCCGTGGCCGTACAACACTGATTGCCGGCGTGAACTCCATGTCACCTGCCGAAGCCATCAGCCGAATCCGCGAAGCCGAGGAGTTGGGTTACGAAGCGCTGATGCTATCCCCCACTCCTTACAGCCTGCCGGGCCAAAATGAAGTGGTGGCGTATTTCAAAGAAGTCGCCGCCGCCACCGAACTGCCTATCGTCATGTACAACTTCCCAGCACGCATCGGCATCCAGATCGAGCTTGAGTCCGTTTACGAACTGGCCAAGGTCAAGAACATTGTGGGTATCAAGGAGAGCAGCGGTAACTTCAGCCGGGTAGTGGCCATGGTCAATGCCAATCTGCCCGATTTTCAGGTGGTGTGTGGTTGTGATGACCAAGCCGCAGACTTCCTGTTCTGGGGCGTCCGTAGCTGGATCAGTGGCGGGGCCAATGTGTTTCCGGCCGAGCAGGTTCAAATGCTCAAAGCGGCAGAACAAGGAGACTGGGACAGCGTGCGCCGCATGATGGCCGCCATGCTGCCCGCCATTGCCGCCATGGAATCGGGTAACTACAACCAAAAAGCCAAACTGGGTTGCGTGCGTCACGGCATTGATGTCGGTTCGGTACGCCTGCCCCTGCTACCCGTCGACGCGCAGGAACGGGATGACTTCCTGGCACAAATCAACGCTTACCAAGTCGAACAGGAGGCTTGA
- a CDS encoding aldehyde dehydrogenase: MSTQKETVFELARAGKLHASHLIPGHPTTAAGLLDNISPIDLTVIGKIAAGQASDVEAAVTAARASFESGQWSELSPADRKKIMLKWVALLEQHAEELAALDCVDAGKPITECLNTDMPATIDTFSWYAEAADKCFGRISPTGTEALGLITKEPIGVVAAVLPWNFPAQMYAWKVAPALVCGNSVIVKPSELTSLSAYRMTQLAHQAGIPEGALILITGTGEEVGEPLGRHEDVDIVSFTGSTEVGRLFLKYSAESNLKEVVLECGGKSPQVVFEDALLDEAVPSILAAAFWNMSENCSCGSRLIVHSSLKDTLLHKLKQGLDSWKVGLPTDPDVSIGPMVEKAHFEKVVSFLQNPGKNAQLVHGGRVHSDLGSGWYIEPTIFDHITPQDRLFQEEVFGPILAVTTFETEEQAIALANDTQYGLAASIYTLDVRRAQRVSRKIKAGTVSVNGFSEGDITAPFGGFKLSGFGGKDKGMEALDQYQQTKAIWYVNQ, from the coding sequence ATGTCTACACAGAAAGAGACGGTCTTTGAGTTGGCCCGCGCCGGCAAGCTGCACGCTTCCCATTTGATTCCTGGCCACCCAACCACGGCTGCGGGCTTGCTCGATAACATCAGCCCTATTGACCTGACCGTGATTGGCAAAATCGCCGCTGGCCAAGCCTCGGATGTAGAAGCGGCGGTCACTGCCGCACGCGCAAGTTTTGAATCCGGGCAATGGTCCGAGCTGTCTCCGGCTGACCGTAAGAAGATCATGCTCAAGTGGGTGGCCTTGTTGGAGCAACACGCCGAGGAACTGGCTGCGCTCGATTGTGTGGATGCAGGCAAACCCATTACCGAATGCCTGAACACCGATATGCCAGCCACCATCGACACCTTCAGTTGGTATGCGGAAGCGGCTGATAAATGCTTTGGCCGAATCTCCCCCACTGGCACAGAAGCACTGGGTTTGATCACCAAAGAACCCATTGGTGTGGTGGCCGCCGTATTGCCCTGGAACTTCCCGGCCCAGATGTACGCCTGGAAAGTGGCCCCAGCCCTGGTATGCGGCAACTCGGTGATTGTGAAACCATCCGAGCTGACCAGCCTCAGTGCCTATCGCATGACACAACTGGCGCATCAGGCAGGCATCCCGGAGGGGGCGCTCATTCTGATCACAGGCACAGGAGAAGAAGTAGGAGAACCGTTGGGACGACACGAGGACGTGGACATCGTGTCGTTTACCGGCTCCACCGAAGTGGGACGCCTGTTCCTGAAATACTCTGCGGAAAGCAATCTGAAAGAAGTCGTGCTGGAATGCGGCGGTAAAAGCCCTCAGGTCGTTTTTGAGGACGCCCTGCTGGACGAAGCGGTTCCCTCCATCTTGGCCGCCGCCTTCTGGAACATGAGCGAGAACTGCAGTTGCGGCTCCCGCCTGATCGTACACAGCAGCCTGAAAGACACACTGCTACACAAGCTCAAGCAGGGCTTGGACTCCTGGAAAGTGGGCTTGCCTACCGACCCGGATGTGTCTATCGGACCGATGGTCGAAAAAGCGCACTTTGAAAAAGTGGTCAGCTTTCTGCAGAACCCCGGTAAAAACGCCCAACTGGTCCATGGTGGGCGTGTCCACAGTGACTTGGGCAGTGGCTGGTATATCGAACCCACCATCTTCGATCACATCACCCCGCAAGACCGCCTGTTCCAGGAGGAAGTGTTCGGCCCCATCCTGGCCGTCACGACCTTCGAGACAGAGGAACAAGCCATCGCCTTGGCGAATGACACCCAATACGGCCTGGCCGCCTCCATCTACACACTGGATGTACGGCGCGCACAACGTGTCTCACGCAAGATCAAAGCAGGCACCGTGTCGGTCAATGGTTTTTCCGAAGGGGATATCACCGCGCCTTTTGGTGGCTTCAAACTGTCCGGTTTTGGCGGCAAGGACAAGGGAATGGAAGCCCTGGATCAGTACCAGCAAACCAAGGCGATCTGGTATGTGAATCAGTAA
- a CDS encoding LysR substrate-binding domain-containing protein, translated as MDRGKGLESNEIAHRLVQRLKLRHLALLIEIERLGSLTKVADLMAMSQPAVTQALAEVEQVFGTPLFLRSSRGMEATPQGQIVISRARAMVQDMELLSLDLQAHSMGRQAHLRLGVIPFVSGKLVSTALRATRPQGQVVSVSITEGLTETLLEQLRDHALDAVVARSSADLNMKGLRHEALYAQQPRLIASRELAGRLGRRKLDWSQLQDLDWILGPRSTPMRRQVANLFLRAGLPEPVPSVETSSPKLIGELIVNHSRAVSVVPTEIAEELVRVSGVAIVPYSFEWGLSPIALFTRVAGQQRPVDKLFAQELKRVCTDKTVPLERGAFFY; from the coding sequence ATGGATAGAGGTAAGGGCTTGGAATCAAACGAAATCGCGCATCGCTTGGTGCAACGACTCAAGCTGCGCCACTTGGCCTTGCTGATCGAGATCGAACGCTTGGGTTCGCTGACCAAAGTGGCGGATTTAATGGCGATGAGCCAGCCTGCGGTGACCCAGGCCCTGGCCGAGGTGGAACAAGTTTTTGGCACGCCGCTGTTTTTGCGCTCCTCCCGTGGCATGGAGGCAACACCCCAAGGTCAGATCGTGATTTCACGCGCTCGGGCGATGGTCCAGGACATGGAATTGTTGAGTCTGGATTTGCAGGCGCACAGCATGGGGCGGCAAGCGCATTTGCGTCTGGGTGTGATTCCTTTTGTGTCCGGCAAACTGGTTTCTACGGCCTTGCGGGCGACCCGCCCTCAGGGACAGGTGGTTTCTGTCAGCATTACCGAAGGTTTGACGGAAACCCTGCTGGAACAATTGCGTGATCATGCCCTGGATGCCGTGGTGGCGCGCAGCTCTGCGGATCTGAATATGAAAGGGCTGCGCCATGAGGCCTTGTACGCGCAGCAACCGCGTCTGATTGCCAGTCGGGAACTGGCAGGCCGACTGGGACGGCGCAAGCTGGACTGGTCGCAGTTGCAGGATCTGGACTGGATTCTGGGGCCGCGCAGTACGCCCATGCGACGGCAGGTGGCCAACCTGTTTTTACGCGCGGGCTTGCCCGAGCCTGTGCCCAGCGTGGAAACGTCTTCACCCAAGCTGATCGGTGAGTTGATCGTGAATCACTCCCGGGCCGTCTCCGTGGTTCCCACTGAAATTGCCGAGGAACTGGTACGGGTATCCGGGGTGGCCATCGTGCCGTATTCCTTTGAATGGGGGCTGTCACCGATCGCGCTTTTTACACGGGTGGCCGGTCAGCAGCGTCCGGTGGACAAGTTGTTCGCGCAGGAGCTGAAACGGGTGTGTACCGACAAGACTGTGCCCTTGGAGCGGGGGGCTTTTTTCTACTAG
- a CDS encoding NADP-dependent malic enzyme produces the protein MSSPVDRQAALDYHEFPIPGKVTIAATKPLVSQRDLGLAYSPGVAAACEEIVVDPQNAFRYTGRGNLVGVISNGTAVLGLGNIGALASKPVMEGKAVLFKKFAGLDVFDIEINETDPDKLVDIIAGLEPTFGGINLEDIKAPECFEVERKLRERMNIPVFHDDQHGTAICVSAAFLNGLKVVGKDIKKIKVVTSGAGAAALACLDLMVDMGLPEENVWVTDIDGVVYKGRPGHQVPELARFAKETEARKLADVIENADVFLGLSAGGVLKAEMLQKMADRPFVMALANPTPEILPEVAKAARDDVIMATGRSDFPNQVNNVLCFPYIFRGALDVGATTITRGMEKAAARAIAALAEEEQDEAVAAAYGGYGLSFGPEYLIPKPFDPRLIVRIAPAVAQAAMEEGVATRPIADLEGYIAKLQQFVYHSGAFMKPVFAIAKQLVREGGKARIVFTEGEEERVLRAVQVIVDEKLAHPILVGRPAVLLSRIKKFGLRLRLGVDVEVTNPESDDRFHQYWTTYWEKMCRRGISKEMARVEMRRRLTLIGATMVHLGDADGMICGTIGSYHNHLRYIDEMIGRKPDSSVYAAMNILLLGERTLALTDTHVNDDPNAQEIAEYTIEAARMLSTLSLEPKVALLSRSNFGSDSAASGPKMREALKLIHEQAPDLQVEGEMHADCALDEALRSRTLPNSSLTGSANLLVCPNVDAGNISYNLLKTAAGSNVAIGPFLMGANAPVHILTYSSTVRRIINMTALTVLQANRG, from the coding sequence ATGAGTTCACCTGTAGATCGACAAGCCGCCCTGGATTACCACGAGTTCCCCATTCCCGGCAAAGTCACTATTGCCGCGACCAAACCTTTGGTCAGCCAGCGTGACCTGGGCCTGGCCTATTCCCCAGGTGTTGCTGCCGCCTGCGAAGAAATCGTGGTTGACCCACAAAATGCCTTCCGCTACACCGGCCGTGGCAACCTGGTGGGCGTGATCTCCAACGGTACTGCCGTGCTGGGCCTGGGCAATATCGGTGCCTTGGCCTCCAAGCCCGTGATGGAAGGCAAGGCCGTTTTATTCAAGAAGTTTGCTGGCCTGGATGTCTTTGATATCGAAATCAACGAAACCGATCCCGACAAACTGGTGGACATCATCGCCGGCCTGGAGCCTACCTTCGGGGGTATCAACCTGGAAGATATCAAGGCACCCGAGTGTTTTGAGGTTGAGCGCAAGCTGCGCGAGCGCATGAACATCCCTGTCTTTCACGACGACCAGCACGGTACCGCCATCTGCGTGTCGGCAGCGTTTCTGAACGGCCTGAAAGTTGTCGGCAAAGACATCAAGAAGATCAAAGTCGTGACCTCCGGTGCCGGTGCGGCCGCTTTGGCGTGCCTGGATCTGATGGTGGACATGGGTCTGCCTGAAGAAAACGTCTGGGTAACGGACATTGATGGTGTGGTCTACAAAGGCCGCCCTGGCCACCAAGTGCCCGAGCTGGCTCGTTTCGCCAAAGAAACCGAGGCCCGCAAGCTGGCGGACGTCATCGAAAACGCCGATGTGTTCCTGGGCCTGTCCGCCGGCGGTGTGCTGAAAGCTGAAATGCTGCAAAAGATGGCAGACCGTCCTTTTGTGATGGCGCTGGCTAACCCCACCCCCGAAATCCTGCCTGAAGTGGCCAAAGCCGCCCGCGACGACGTGATCATGGCAACTGGCCGTTCGGACTTCCCGAACCAGGTCAACAACGTGCTGTGCTTCCCCTACATCTTTCGCGGTGCGCTGGATGTGGGCGCCACCACGATTACCCGTGGCATGGAAAAAGCGGCTGCCCGCGCCATTGCTGCTCTGGCCGAAGAAGAGCAAGACGAAGCAGTAGCCGCAGCCTACGGTGGTTATGGACTGAGTTTTGGCCCCGAGTACCTGATTCCCAAACCCTTTGATCCCCGTCTGATCGTGCGTATCGCCCCCGCCGTGGCCCAGGCGGCCATGGAAGAAGGCGTGGCAACCCGCCCTATCGCCGATCTGGAAGGCTACATTGCCAAGTTGCAACAGTTTGTCTACCACTCCGGCGCATTCATGAAGCCCGTTTTTGCCATCGCCAAGCAACTGGTGCGCGAAGGCGGCAAGGCTCGCATCGTCTTTACCGAGGGCGAAGAGGAGCGTGTGCTGCGTGCCGTACAAGTGATTGTGGATGAGAAATTGGCTCACCCGATTCTGGTGGGCCGCCCTGCCGTACTGCTGTCCCGCATCAAGAAATTCGGTCTGCGCCTACGTTTGGGCGTGGATGTGGAAGTGACCAATCCGGAATCGGACGACCGCTTCCACCAGTACTGGACCACCTATTGGGAAAAAATGTGCCGTCGCGGGATCAGCAAGGAAATGGCTCGCGTGGAAATGCGTCGCCGCCTGACGCTGATTGGCGCCACCATGGTGCACCTGGGCGATGCCGATGGCATGATTTGCGGCACAATCGGCTCCTACCACAACCACCTGCGCTACATCGACGAGATGATCGGTCGCAAGCCCGACTCCAGCGTGTACGCCGCCATGAACATCCTGCTCCTGGGCGAGCGCACACTTGCCCTGACCGATACACACGTCAACGACGACCCGAATGCGCAGGAAATTGCGGAATACACGATTGAAGCGGCCCGCATGTTGAGCACGCTGAGTCTGGAACCCAAGGTAGCCCTGCTGTCGCGCTCTAACTTCGGTTCGGATTCAGCCGCCTCCGGCCCCAAGATGCGCGAAGCGCTCAAGCTGATTCACGAACAGGCACCGGACCTGCAAGTAGAAGGCGAAATGCACGCCGACTGCGCGCTGGACGAGGCCCTGCGTAGCCGCACCTTGCCTAACTCTTCGCTGACAGGCTCTGCCAACCTGCTGGTCTGCCCGAACGTGGATGCCGGCAATATCAGCTACAACCTGCTCAAAACCGCCGCCGGCAGCAACGTCGCCATTGGCCCCTTCCTAATGGGTGCCAATGCTCCTGTGCATATTCTGACTTACAGCTCGACCGTACGCCGCATCATCAACATGACAGCCCTGACCGTACTGCAAGCCAATCGTGGCTAA
- a CDS encoding tripartite tricarboxylate transporter substrate binding protein BugE, giving the protein MIGTANVAHAQADYPNQAIRVIVPFAPGGSTDIVARIVTKGMSEVLGQSMVIENKGGAGGAIGAAEAARAKPDGYTLSIATVSTLAVNPACRPNDLPYDPLKDFLPVSNFANLPNVIEVNPKFPAQNFKEFVQQLKANPGKYSYGSSGTCSVLHLFGEAFKLATGTDIVHVPYRGSGPAVTDAVGGQINAMFDNLPSSMAQIQAGNLRALAIAWPERLPALKDVPTLAEEGYPQLNSPAWYGLLAPKGTPPEIVAKLHAAAVEALKKPEIIAALEKQGATPSGNSPEEFAKEIKEQYDWAHDVVKKGNIKLE; this is encoded by the coding sequence ATGATCGGCACGGCCAATGTCGCGCACGCTCAAGCGGATTACCCTAATCAGGCGATTCGCGTCATTGTTCCGTTTGCGCCCGGTGGCTCCACCGATATTGTGGCGCGTATTGTGACCAAGGGCATGAGCGAAGTGTTGGGTCAGTCCATGGTGATAGAAAACAAGGGTGGTGCCGGTGGCGCTATTGGAGCGGCAGAGGCGGCTCGCGCTAAACCTGACGGCTACACCTTGTCGATCGCGACTGTCTCGACCTTGGCCGTGAACCCCGCCTGCCGTCCCAATGATCTGCCCTATGATCCCTTGAAAGACTTTTTGCCGGTCAGCAACTTTGCCAACCTGCCCAACGTGATCGAGGTCAATCCCAAATTTCCGGCACAAAACTTCAAAGAGTTCGTGCAGCAGTTGAAAGCGAATCCCGGTAAATATTCTTATGGCAGCTCCGGGACATGCTCGGTGTTGCACTTGTTTGGTGAAGCCTTCAAGCTGGCAACCGGCACAGACATCGTCCATGTGCCTTACCGGGGCTCCGGTCCTGCTGTGACCGATGCCGTTGGTGGCCAGATCAACGCCATGTTTGATAACTTGCCTTCCTCCATGGCTCAGATTCAGGCTGGTAATTTACGCGCCCTGGCGATTGCCTGGCCCGAACGTCTGCCTGCGCTCAAAGATGTGCCGACCCTGGCTGAGGAAGGTTACCCGCAGCTAAATAGTCCAGCCTGGTATGGTCTGCTGGCCCCTAAGGGTACGCCTCCTGAAATTGTTGCCAAGTTGCATGCAGCCGCTGTTGAGGCCTTGAAAAAGCCTGAAATTATTGCTGCCCTGGAAAAGCAGGGAGCAACACCTTCGGGTAATTCGCCTGAAGAGTTCGCCAAGGAAATCAAAGAGCAGTACGACTGGGCCCATGACGTGGTCAAGAAAGGCAATATCAAGCTGGAATAA
- a CDS encoding AEC family transporter: MTTIFPLILPDFLLIALGALLLHRFHFSRDFFQGAEKLVYYVLFPALLFDSITRIPLNLADTWPLLVAAAVLISVGTLLAWLALPILKPELLQHAALTQCAFRFNTYLGMSLASAIAGPPGVAVMALLVGFSVPMANMVAVTVLARGQQGRIAIELLKNPLILSTVAALAWNLAGLSVPGPVQLAFSRLGACALGIGLLCVGAALSLQGSRRAGALISWITAIKLLALPLAALATAWVLDMSPLERQMLLVFAALPTASSAHVLAARMGADSRMVALTMSIGTILAGLTIPLWLSLAT; encoded by the coding sequence ATGACCACCATTTTTCCGCTGATCCTGCCCGATTTTCTGTTGATTGCACTGGGGGCTTTGTTGCTGCACCGCTTCCATTTCAGTCGGGATTTTTTCCAGGGTGCTGAAAAACTAGTCTATTACGTGCTGTTTCCTGCACTGCTGTTTGATTCCATTACCCGTATCCCCCTCAATTTGGCTGACACGTGGCCTCTATTAGTGGCTGCCGCTGTTTTAATTTCTGTCGGCACCTTACTGGCCTGGCTGGCCCTGCCTATTCTGAAACCCGAACTTTTGCAGCATGCGGCCCTGACCCAATGTGCATTTCGCTTCAATACCTATTTAGGGATGTCCCTGGCCAGCGCGATTGCTGGCCCACCGGGAGTGGCGGTCATGGCCTTGCTGGTGGGTTTTTCGGTTCCCATGGCCAATATGGTGGCCGTCACCGTGCTGGCGCGTGGGCAACAAGGCCGCATCGCAATCGAGCTGCTTAAAAATCCCCTGATCCTGTCTACCGTAGCGGCATTGGCCTGGAATCTGGCTGGTTTGTCCGTACCAGGCCCGGTTCAATTGGCCTTTAGCCGCTTGGGGGCCTGCGCCTTGGGGATTGGTTTACTGTGTGTCGGTGCCGCCCTATCGCTGCAAGGCTCGCGCCGGGCGGGCGCACTGATCAGCTGGATCACGGCCATCAAACTGCTGGCTTTGCCCCTGGCTGCCTTGGCAACTGCCTGGGTGTTGGATATGAGCCCACTGGAGCGCCAGATGTTACTGGTGTTTGCCGCTCTGCCTACGGCCTCTTCTGCCCACGTCCTGGCTGCCCGTATGGGGGCCGATAGCCGCATGGTCGCGCTAACCATGTCGATCGGCACTATACTAGCGGGCTTGACCATTCCGCTGTGGTTATCCCTTGCTACCTGA
- the tsaE gene encoding tRNA (adenosine(37)-N6)-threonylcarbamoyltransferase complex ATPase subunit type 1 TsaE, with amino-acid sequence MNPHALTLSLPDEDATTALAERLAPLLSGQVPGVPLGGRIHLHGDLGAGKTHFVRALLRACGVTGRIKSPSYALLESYKVSSLYFYHLDFYRFSDPREWVDAGFRDILQDNAVVLIEWPEKAGDLLPEPDLDLHLDYCGDGRLATLDAHSAKGTLWITTLAPSLQK; translated from the coding sequence ATGAATCCGCATGCGTTGACCCTGTCCTTGCCTGACGAGGACGCCACCACCGCCTTGGCCGAACGACTTGCTCCCTTGCTTAGCGGTCAGGTGCCTGGCGTACCCCTGGGGGGCCGAATTCACCTTCATGGTGATCTGGGCGCCGGTAAAACCCACTTCGTTCGCGCCCTGTTACGAGCCTGCGGTGTTACCGGTCGTATCAAAAGCCCCAGCTACGCTTTACTTGAAAGTTATAAAGTTTCTAGCTTATACTTCTATCATCTTGATTTCTATAGATTTAGCGATCCACGAGAATGGGTCGATGCAGGTTTTCGCGATATTTTGCAAGACAATGCCGTTGTGCTGATCGAATGGCCCGAAAAAGCAGGGGATTTATTGCCCGAGCCCGATCTGGATTTACACCTGGATTATTGCGGTGACGGTCGTTTGGCCACTCTGGATGCACACAGCGCCAAAGGAACGCTATGGATTACGACACTCGCCCCCAGCCTGCAGAAGTAG